The nucleotide window AACTTTGTGGCCAGGTACCAGGAGGAAAGTTTCGCCGGCCTGTCCAACAGCAAGGTGAACTTCCGCTTCCTTAACCTCAGTCCCAATGTAGGTCCGGTAGACCTGTACATCAACAAGAAAAAGGTTGCCAGCAATCAGGCATTCGCGCCAAGCGCCCCCTGGAATGCTGATGATCCGTATAGTGGTATGGTGGAATATTATGTTACCCTGCCCGGAGAAACCACTCCGTTGGTAAAAGGTACTTCCCGCCAGGATGCCGGCGCTACACAAGTACCTTTCCAGGCCGGATATGCTTATACCATTTACCTGGCCGGCGCCAAAGACAGCACCGGTGACAACAAACTGCAGCTGTATTATCTGTCACATACTTCCAGCTACTAACATTTTCATACCATAAAACAGAAAGGCAAAGGAGCGAAGACCCGGGTGGTCTTCGCTCCTTTGTTTGATCCCTGGCCATTTTCCTGTCCCCCGCACTCCTCCATGACTTTACGGGAACACTGTTACTGCTTTTCTAGTTTTTTTATGTAGGTTTGTTGCGGTCAATCCAATGATTAGATATGAATCAATTAGCAGAAAGGCTGTCACGGATTTCCGAGCCGCAAACAATTAAAATGGCCAAATTAGGCCGAGAGCTGAAAGCACAGGGGATAGATATCGTAGACCTGAGTATTGGAGAACCTGATTTTGACACACCGGAACATATCCGGGAAGCCGCCAAAAAGGCCATTGATGAAGGGTTTACGCACTATACACCTGTAGCCGGTTATGCCGAAGTACGACAAGCCGTGGTGCACAAACTGAAACGTGATAACGGGCTTGACTATACGCCGGAGCAGATTGTTGTTACCACCGGTGCCAAACAAAGCCTGGCCAACGCTGTACTGAGCATTGTGAATCCCGGTGATGAGGTAATTATCCCAACGCCTTACTGGGTGACCTATTCCGAGCAGGTAGCCCTGTGCCAGGGTGTGGTTGTATTTGTGCCCTGCAGTATTGAGAACAATTACAAAATCACGCCGGAACAACTGGAAGCGGCCATCACGCCTAAATCCAGGCTGTTTATGTTCTCCTCCCCCTGCAACCCTACCGGTTCTGTATATTCAAAAGAAGAACTGGAAGGACTGGCAGCCGTATTTGCCAGACATCCGCAGATCTTTATCATCTCCGATGAGATTTATGAATATATCAACTACGTTGGCAAACATGAAAGTATTGCACAGTTCGGCGACCTGAAAAACCGTACTATCGTCATCAATGGCCTCAGTAAAGGTTTTGCCATGACCGGCTGGCGTCTTGGCTATCTGGCTGCTCCCCTGGAAATAGCCAAAGCCTGTGATAAAATACAGGCCCAGTTTACTTCCGCCACCTGCTCTATTACACAGCGTGCCGCCATCACCGCCCTTACCGGTGACCTGAGCACCGCAGAAGCCATGGTAGCTGAATTCAAAAAACGACGCGCCTTCATACATGAAGCACTGAAAAATATCCCGGGCATGAAAGTGAATGACCCCGAAGGAGCCTTCTACATGTTCCCTGATATCAGTGCCTTCTTCAATAAATCTTATGAAGATACCCATATCAAAAATGCAGATGACCTCTGCATGTACCTCCTGCACAAAGCAAATGTGTCTGTGGTGACTGGTTCCGCTTTCCAGCAGCCGGACTGCATTCGCCTCTCCTATGCCACCACCATGGCTAACCTGGAGAAAGGCGCTGCCAGGATAAAAGAATGGTTGGGCAAATTGAAATAATTACGGATTACGAATTACGGATTGAGTGAATCATTGCCACTTCAATTCGTAATTCGTAATCATAACAAATTTATTTTATATACATTTGCGCTTCAAAACGTTCCGATAAGATGAATTCCCAACAGCTGTTGTATCTGGCACTTGCCATCGGCGCCTGCGCCGTTGTATACATGACCGTCCGTGATTTGTTCAAGAAAAAAAAGGAAGCACCTGCAGAAGACAAACCTTCTCCTGTGAACCAGGCCGTGTTACCACTTCAATTACAGGCCTATGAAAGACTTGCGCTGTATGTAGACCGTATCACGCCACAAAGCCTGATAGGACGCATCTATCAGCCAGGCATCAGCGCCGTGGACATGCAGATATCCATGGTACAGAGCATCAAAACGGAATATGAACACAATATCACCCAGCAGATCTATGTATCAACCATGACCTGGGAAGCTGTAAAAACGCTGAAAGAACAAACCATCTCCGTTATCAATCAGGTAGCGATTCAGTTGCCACCCGATGCACCCGCGCTGGAGCTCAACCGCCAGCTGCTGGAAGTGTTTATGCAGGCCGGCGAATCTCCAGCAGAGCTGACTGCCCAGATCATCAATTCAGAAGCCAAGAAACTGATGAGATAATTATTTTACGCTGATCACTTCGTTCAGCAGGTATCCTTTTCCATTAAACAACATGTATAAAGGCGGGGCCTGATACCAGGGCACGCCTGCTTTTTTTTCGTGCGCCTGTATATGCAGATGTGGTTCGGTACTGAAGCCGGAATTGCCCACACAGCCCAGTGCCTGTCCCTGTTTTACATGCTGTCCTTCATGCACTACCACGCTGTTGCGTTTGAGATGTCCGGCAAAAAAATAACAGTCGGCTCCTTCCAGCAATACCTGGTTGGTGTTTTTAGGTCCCCTGTCCATTGCGGGCGGGATATTGTCGGGGTTATCACCATAGGCTCTCCTGACGATGCCATCACAGGGAGCATATACGGTATCGTTGAAAATCCAGTAATCACTGAGTTTGCGGGAAAAGACACCGGCCCCGCGGGTACCACGGTCATCAATCTTTACGATATCCATCGCATATATTGCGCCACGCAGGCTGAAATGGAAGACATTGGTGGGGAGTCCTTTTCCGCCCTGCAGCACAAAATACCGTCCTGATTTAAGCGGGAAAGCCAGATTGACCGTATGCGGTGTGCCAGTAGTACCGGTGAAATAAAGCGCTGTTATCATCAGTAATAATCCTGACAACAGGAGGTTAGCGTTTCTCTTCCATACGGGCAGTAGAGGACTGGTATCTTTTTTTCTGCCGAAAGGCAGCATGATCAGCATCACCATCAGTAACACACCAAAAACATATTTGGTATAGACAGACAGGTATATCCAGGTACCATAGAGGTAAAGGAAAATTCCCAGCGACAGGCCCAGCAAAAGGATAGTATAGGAGCGGGCCAGCGGGCGATGACCTGCGCGATAAAGCAGATACAAGCTAAACAAGGCCAGCGCCAAAGTAATACATAATAAAGACCAGATGATCATAACAGGGCCAAACTTTACTGCAAATTATCAATATTTTTCCCGACGGCGAAGTACCATAATATTTATGTAACATTGCAACGCTAGTTCAATAACCATGGAAAAGATCATTCAAACCGACTCCGGCATCAGGATCGCACCGCTGTATACGCAGCCTGTGGCGATGGATGAGCTGCCTGGCGTCTTCCCCTTTACCCGCGGTATTCATGCCACGATGTACAGGGACAAACTATGGACCATGCGGCAATATGCCGGTTTCAGCACGGCGGAAGAGTCCAACAAAAGATACCACTATCTCCTGAGCCAGGGCGTGATGGGCCTCAGCGTGGCTTTTGACCTCCCCACCCAGATAGGCTATGATTCAGACCATGCCATGTCTGAAGGAGAAGTTGGCAAAGTAGGTGTAGCTATCGATTCGCTGGATGATATGGAAATTCTTTTCAAAGGTATTTCCCTGGAACAGATCTCTACTTCCATGACCATTAATGCCACTGGTTTTATACTGCTGGCATTCTATATCGCCCTTGCCAAAAAACAGGGTGCTGACCTGAAAAAGATCTCGGGTACCATACAAAACGATATCCTGAAAGAATACGCGGCCAGAGGCACTTTCATCTATCCTCCCAAACCTTCCATGCGCATCATCACCGATATCTTCGACTTTTGCAGCCGGGAAGTACCTAAGTGGAACACTATTTCCATTTCAGGATATCATATCCGTGAGGCAGGTGCCAATGCCGTACAGGAACTGGCTTTCACACTTTCTAACGGTAAAGCCTATCTGAAAGCAGCGCTGGAAAAAGGACTTGATATCAATGTATTTGCCAAACGTCTTTCTTTCTTTTTCAACGCACACAACCACCTCTTTGAAGAAGTGGCCAAGTTCCGTGCTGCCCGCCGTATGTGGGCCAACATCACCCGGGAACTGGGCGCTACCGACCCGAAAGCACAGATGCTGCGTTTTCACACACAGACAGGTGGCAGTACCCTGACAGCCCAACAGCCACATAACAATATTGTACGTGTGGCGGTTCAAACACTGGCAGCTACTATGGGCGGTACCCAGTCACTCCATACCAACGGATTCGATGAAGCCCTCTCTCTCCCTACAGAGGAGGCTGCCCGTATCGCCCTGCGTACTCAGCAGATCATCGGTTATGAAAGTGGTGTGGCCGACACTGTAGACCCACTGGCAGGCTCTTACTATGTAGAAGCACTGACCAATGAAGTAGAAAACAAAGCCTGGGAGCTGATCCACAAAATAGATGCGATGGGTGGCGCTGTCAGCGCGATAGAACAAGGTTTCATACAGGATGAAATCGCGCGAAGCGCCTATAAATATCAGCAGGAAGTGGAAAACAATGAAAAAATCATTGTTGGTGTCAACAAGTTTGTTGTGGAAAACAATCAACCGCCGGAAGTATTCCGGATTGATGACAGCATACGCCAGATGCAGTCTGACCGGCTGAAAGCCCTGCGTGCACGCCGCGATAACCAGGTCGCAGAACAATGCCTGCAGCGCATCAGCGCGGCAGCACAGACCACCGAAAACCTGATGCCGCTGGTCATCGATGCAGTGGAAAACTATTGCACACTGGGTGAAATAGCAGATGCCCTCCGTCATGTTTGGGGTGAATACAATGCTTAAACAATGACGAATTGTTAATTACGGGTTACGGATGAATAATTTATCTCTTAATTCATAATTCCTGATTGACAATTCGTCATTGAATTATATATTTTTGAGTCTAAAAAAATTTGAACTTGATCTATTACAATAGCTGTCCGCTTTGTGGTTCCTCACAAATACACGAAGCACTCTCCGCTAAAGACTATACTGTATCTAAAGAAACATTTCCCATATTTCATTGCGGAGGCTGTGGCGGCCGTTTTACTCAGCATGTGCCGGACAACGCCAACATAGGCCGGTATTATCAATCTGAAGAATACATCTCCCATTCTGAAACCAAACAAGGACTGATCAATCGCCTCTATCACAGTGTCCGTAAAATCACGCTGCGTTCCAAGCAAAACTGGGTACGTTCTGCAGCCCGCATCAAACAGGGCAACCTGCTGGACATTGGCTGTGGTACCGGCGCTTTCCTTCATTATATGCAGACAGGCGGCTGGACCATTACCGGCCTCGAACCGGATGAAAATGCCCGCCGTAATGCACAGACACTCTACAACATCAAGCCGCTTCCCATCGATCAGCTTTTCACACTGCCGGAGAAACAATACGATGCCATCACCATGTGGCATGTGCTCGAACATGTTCATGAGCTGCACCGTTACCTGGATCGTATCCGTCAGCTGCTGAAACCCGGAGGAGCCCTGCTGATAGCTGTTCCCAACTACACCTCCTCAGACGCATCACATTATGGTGAATACTGGGCTGCCTATGATGTGCCCCGCCATCTGTACCATTTCTCACCCGATTCCATGGCACAGCTGCTAGCCCAGCACAACATCAAACTGATCAAAAAACACCCGATGGTATTTGACGGTTTTTATGTGAGTCTGCTTAGTGAAAAATATAAAACCGGTAAAAGCCGCCTCTTTGCCGGCTTCTTCCACGGTTTCAGGTCTTACCGGAAGGGACTGAAAAATGTGGATAGATGTAGTTCGATAGTATACGAATGTAACGTTGATTAATGCTGATGATGCTGATGCTCCTGATAAGCGAAGGTTTTATTTAGTGATTAGAACGAATAAAGCGAAGGGCCCATGAATCAAAGTTCATGGGCCCTTCGCTTTTATCTCCATTTATCAGGAGCATCAGTTACATCACATTAATCACGGTACTAGTTTCATTTCATCTACCAGTCTGGTGCAACCGGCAAATTTGTCTACAATAAACAGCACGTAGCGGATATCCACCATGATATTACGGCAGATAGACGGGTCGTAGTTGATGTCGCTCATGGTGCCTTCCCAGGTACGGTCGAAGTTGAGGCCGATCAGATGACCATTGGCATCGAGGGCCGGGCTACCGGAGTTACCGCCGGTGGTATGGTTGCTGGCAATAAAACATACCGGCATTCTACCATTAACGCCATAACGGCCATAGTCCTTGTTTTTGTACAGGTCTCTGAGTTTGGCCGGCACATCAAATTCATAATCGCCGGGCACGTATTTTTCCATTACACCATCGAGGTAAGTATAAAAATCATAGTGGATGGCATCGCGGGGGCTGTAGCCGTCTACTTTACCGTAGGTAACACGCAGCGTGCTGTTCGCATCCGGATAGAAACGTTTTTTACTGCCCATTACGTCCATCTGCGATTGCATGTAAGTACGCTGAAGGCGGTTGATGTTGCTCTGCAGATCGCTGAGAGGTCTGCTGACATTGTCTACAAAACCTTTGCGTAATGCCATGGCCATACGGGTGGCCGGATCTTTCCACATCTGCGCCACAACAGCATTATATGGTTGCTGCACAAAAGCCTTGAGTTTATCCAGGGAGGTAAGACCAGACAGGTTAAATATTTTATCAGCCAGGGCGCGGCCGTCGTTGTTGCTTTCAGCGGAGAGCTGAGCATATTCTGCGCCAGCGTATTGTTTGGGAACGCCTTTGCCATACAGTTCCAGCAGGCTGGCACATACATCGTGGTCTACCTTGGCATTGTAGTTCTTATAAAATGACTGCATAGACTCCAGGAACTGCTGACGCAGTGATTCATATTGCCCCTCTCCTTTTTCGCGTACATCGGCGAGGAAGTCTATCAGGCGGTCAGCTGCTGTGAAGATCTCTGCATTTTTTACCAGTTCGCTGTAATAATCACGTGTCTGGGCGTAAGGCTGTATCTGGCGGTACAGTGCATTGAGGGTGTCCAGTACACCGGCATATTGTTGTTTGAGTGTAGCATTGCTATTAAGCAGCTGGCGGTAGGTAGCTTCGTACTGTTGTTTTTTGCTGATGCCATTGCTTTGTTTGATGCCCAGCATCTCCCCCTGCCATTTTTTCCAGGCATTGGCGGTAGAAGCGTATTTGGCTGCGTATTGAATTTTGATCTGTTCGTCTTTACGCATATAGCCGTCCATGATTTTAAGGGCGGCATCACGCATTTCCACTTTGGCAGCATCCAGCACCTGTACGGTCTGTTTTACGGCTTCAGAAGGCAGGTATTCAGAAGTGCGGCCAGGGAAGCCCAGTACCATGGTAAAATCGTTGGGTTTTACACCTTTCATGGAGATAGGCAGGAAGTGTTTGGGTGTCAGTGGCACGTTGTCCTGAGAATAAGGAGCAGGACGGCCATCTTTGCCGGCATACACGCGGAACATGGAGAAATCGCCGGTATGACGGGGCCATACCCAGTTGTCGGTATCAGAGCCGAACTTACCGATGGAAGAAGGGGGAGCACCCACCAGGCGTACATCGCGATAGGTTTCGGTGACAAAGAGGAAATACTGGTTGCCTTCAAAGAAGGGTTTCACCATTGTTTCCTGCCAGGATTCCTTTTTGGTATTCTGTCTGATTTCGTTGATACGTTTATCGATGGCCGACTGACGCTCCCGCTCACTCATGCCGGGTTTTACGTCCTGCAGAGCGGCTTTGGTAATATCATCGATCCGGACGATAAAAGAGACAAAAAGACCAGGGTTAGGCAGTTCCTCAGTGGCTGTTTTGGCCCAGAAACCATTTTCCAGGAAATTATTCTGGAGGGAAGAATGCTTTTGGATAGCATCATAGCCGCAGTGGTGGTTAGTGAGCAGCAATCCCTGGGAAGAGATTACTTCTGCGGTACAGAAGCCACCAAAGCTAACGATAGCGTCTTTGAGGCTTCCCTTGTTGATGTTGTAGATATCCGAGGCATTGATTTTCATCCCCATTCCCTTCATCTCTTTCTCATTAAGGCCGGACAGCAGTTGAGGCAACCACATTCCTTCAGTGGCATAAGTCAGCTGGGAAAGCAGCAGGAGTGCTGCCATCACAAGCGGCTTCACGATTCGTTGCAACATATCTGATATTCTTTTTATAAAACCGGCAATTTACTACAATTCAGGGAGGGCAGAAAAGATAAACCTGTGTTTCTGATCATTCATCGATATAAAGCTGCTATTGACAGAGATCTGGTAGGCCATACAATGGATTTGACGCAAATTCATGTCAATTTCAGAATATCTGTTGAGCATGCTCCGGTCCAAAGTGATGATCATAATGTTGCATATAACCGGCTGGGCTATATGTATGAGCTTTCCGCTGCTCTTTATCAGGGGGCAGGCCTGGTATAACCAGGTGCTGGCGGTGCTGTTGTCTGTTGTGTTGAGCCTTGCCATCGAACTCACCTGCCGGCGATGGCGGTCATCTGAGCATGCCTTACATCTCAAAGCCGGGAAAGCGGCGGCAGAGCTGTCATTTCTCAAATCACAGCTACATCCGCACTTTCTGTTTAATACACTCAACAACATTTATTCACTGGCCATATTACAGCATGAATATACCGCACCCAGCATCCTGAAGCTGTCTAATATGATGCGGTATGCCACTACAGACACGCATCGTGACTTTGTGTTACTGCAGCGGGAAATAGAGTGCATACACGATTATATAGACCTGCAGCAGCTGAGGCTTACCGCCCGTACGCGGGTGAAGCTTTCCGTTTCCGGTAATCCGGGGTTTAAATGTATTGCTCCGATGCTGTTGTTGCCTTTTCTGGAAAATGCTTTCCGGAATGGTGTCAGCAGTCAGGAGCCTTCTGATATTGTGATACAGCTTCAGACTACAGACCAGGGCATCCATTTTTATTGCAGTAACAAACTTTTTTCGCAGGAGGTATCATCCAACGAAACAGCCGAAGATATCAGTCATACACGGGAACGGTTGCAGCAGCTGTATCCGCAGCGGCATCTGTTGCATACAGCAGCAGACAACGGAATATACACGGTGAAACTGGACCTTTATATTTAGACTGTGGGCAAGATGTGCGAATAAATAACACAGTGCAGTAAAGTTGGCAAATACAGGCAAGCAGCGAAAGCAAAAGAGCAAAGCGCAGCAAAAAAAAGTTTTTTGCGCGCAATGCTCTCTTTGCTCATATATCGAGAAAACCTTAGTGGTACAGATAATTTAAGGCAATGATATCATTGGCATTAAATGTACGGTTGCCACCGTTGGAGCAGGCCAGCATCCAGGAATTGGCGTCCGGGCCGGAAGGTGTGCCGGGAATCTGTACAGCGCCTACAGTTGAACTACCTTCGTTTACAGCAGAACCGCCGCAGCTGTAAGAACGGTCCATGTAATCAGTATGACGCATACCGATACAGTGACCAATTTCATGCTGGATTACAGAACCCACATACAGCACGTTGGGGTTGGAACCATAGGCAGCAGCGTTAGTATTCATTTTAACGGTGCCATAAGGATTTCCGGTGCTGGTAGGGAAGCCGGAAGAGCCCAGTGTAATGTAACCACCGCTGGGGCCCTGGTTAAAGCCCTGAATGGTGATGTCAGCAGTACCGCTGGTAATGCGTTGGAAAGTCATGCGCAGGCCCAGCCTGTTGTAACGGGCAATAGCAGTGTCGGCACCAGCAATGAAAGCAGTTCCCAGTTTGGTCACTTTCACGGTGATCACGCGGGGCAGTGCGGTCACCAGTTGGTTGGTGCGGTACTGTTCACTGTTGGCGATGCGAAGTGTAGGAGTACTAACTTTTTCATTCAACTGTTCAGCAGTGAGCAAGATGTCACCTTCTACCAGATAACCATCTTCTGTTTTACGAACGTTGTCGGTGCTAAAGCCATTGGCTTTGATCTGAGCCAGCACCTGATCAGAAACGGGGTTGGGCTGAGATTCCTGTTGTGTGTTGTTTTTGTTACAGGAAGAAATCATTACACCTGCGGCCAGACAGGTAATTACGGCGAGGATTTGTTTTTTCATCAGTTCGGATTTTGGTATAAAAAGAAAAAAATATTCCCTGGCTGGTTGTTACGTAACAGCCAACGTTCAAGATACTTTCATAATGATGACTACAGTGCTCATCTGTAGACGCAATGCAACTGACAACAGGGCAATGCTACCGACAAACAACAAGTTGCATGGCGTTACATATCCAGGAAAAAGCGGGCTTTCAGTGCTCTTCTTTTAGCAGACATATTACAGCTGAGGTACGTGTTAACAATACCGGCATGCAAATTTTAATGATTGACTATGATTCAGTAATTCCGGCGGACCCGGCGACTCAGACTTGCTCTTCAGTTAACCAATGGTAATTGGCCTCTCGTATGGTTTTCTTAGATTTCGTTGCTCGTTTTCAGTTAATTTATCGTGCTACCAATATTACAACTTTCGTTTTAACTTAAAAAAAATTTTTTGTGTGTTGTGCATAAAAAATTGTGTTGATAGATTTATTGCAGTAGCTTTAATTAACATCGTAATCATCTGTCGCCGCTAACCTGCATGAAAAAGATCATTACCAAAGTCTTGCCAATACTGGCACTACTGCTATCCCGCCATCAACCCGCCGCCGCCCAGCTAAGAGTGGCGGAAACAACGATACTACAACGATATGCCCTTGATACCTTGACAGCACTCCCAACAAAGGTCCCACTGCTGGTAAAATTTATCAAGGTCCCTGACGAAAAAACCCTGGCACGCTGTGGCGTTATCAAAGCTTTATCCAGCCAGCATTATATTGTACAGACACTTCCGTCGGACAGCGCCCTGCTTAAAAAGGTGCAGTACAGCTATATCGCAGGGCCTAACCGGAAAGCTACCGATGCACTGCTGGCAAAGCTGGAATCATTGCGGGCCACAGACAGTATTACGGTACAGTTGTCTTACACTGGCGAACATTTTACCTCCCCCCTCACAACAGTAGTCCGTATCATTGCTACCTACCGGGTGGCGGTCGTAAAGGTGAGCAAAAAGGACTGGCCGGCGCTAATCGGTCGCACCGATATTATTGCGGCGGATATCATACGACAACCGGCTCCTGAAATCATCATCAATACCATCAACCCTTATATAAACCGTATTAACGTAGCGCAGCAACAGTTTCCGCAGGTACGCGGAAAAAGTATAACCGTTTCCGTTAAAGAAGATTTATTTGATACTACTGATATTGACCTTGTGGGGAGATATGTACTGTCTGCCGGCAGCTCCGATATTAACAGTCCGCATGCCACCATTATGTCCACACTGATTGCCGGTGCGGGCAACAGCGGTATCAACGCGCTGGGCGTGGCACCCGCTGCCAGACTAAGCTCTGTTGGCTTCGGTATGCTTTACCCCGACGACAATACCTATTACCGGCAATTCGGGATCACGGTGCAGAACCATTCGTATGGCTCGGATACCAGTAACCGTTATGGGGCGGAGGCTGCAGCCTATGATCAGCATATACTGGAAGCTGATACATTGGTACATGTATTTTCCGCCGGCAATGCCGGTGCCTCTGCAGCCAGAGATGGCCGCTACCAGGGACTTCCCGCTTATGCTAATCTCACGGGCAACTACAAACACGCCAAAAATGTGATCGTGGTAGGTGGCACAGACGCCAACTTCCAGGTAAGCGCATTGTCTTCCAGAGGGCCGGCCTACGACGGACGTATCAAACCGGAGGTAGTGGCCTATGGCCAGGACGGAACTTCCGGTGCCGCAGCTCTTACCAGCGGCATCGTTACCCTGTTGCAGGATGCCTACCGTCAGCAGCATGGGGTAGCCCCCTCATCTGCCCTCATCAAAGCCCTGATGATCAACAGTGCCGTATTACCCGCAGGTATACGGCCCGCCTATACACATGGATATGGCAGTCTCCATGCAGCAGGCGCGCTGGCTACCCTCACTGCCGGACATTACCGGCAAGGAATGGTCACCACCAACAGCGATGCTACTTTCGACATACAAGTTCCTCCCGGTCTGCAGCAGGTAAAGATCACCCTCTACTGGAATGATCTCCCCGCCGCCCCCGACGCACCGAAGGCACTCATCAACGATCTGGACATGCAAGTTGTTACCGCAGATAACAAAAGCTGGCTTCCCTGGGTACTCAATACCTTTCCTTCCCTTGACAGTCTGAAAAAGCCTGCCCAGCGAGGTATCGACAGCCTCAATAACACTGAACAGATCAGCATCGACCAGCCGGCGGCCGGTAATCTGCATATCAGCATCACTAAACGCAAACTGGCTACTATCAATCAATCCTTCTATATCGTATACAGCTTCGAGACACAGCCTTCTTTCGCCTGGCAGAACCCCGTGGCCGGCGCTATTCTGCCCGCAGGGCAACAAACACCCCTGCAATGGGAAACAACGTATAGTGGTAACGGTGCCCTCTCCTTCAGTACTGACAACGGCGCCACCTGGAATACCATCGCACCGCAGGTGCCGCTACAACAGCCCTGGAACTGGGTGGTACCACAACTCTTCAGCCAGGTGTTACTCAAACTAACGTTAACGGATACTTCATTTGTAAGTCCTCCCTGTTATATTTCGCCACAGCTCACGCTGAGCACCGGCTTTAACTGCAGCGATACTGCCCAGTTGTACTGGAATACCCTGCCTTCCGCCACCGGATATCAGGTGTATATCTACAATCAGGGTACCATGAAACCTTATCAGCTGGTGAAAGACAGCTTTATTTTTATTCCGAAACGAACCGTTTCCTCGGTGTATTATGCGGTGAGTCCTGTTGCACCGGCAGGCTGGGAAGGTGCGCGGAGCTATGCCGTGGATTATACCCGACAGGGAGTGGGTTGTTATGTACAAACATTACTGGCCGACAAAACGATTGATAACCAGGTATGGTTGTCTTTATCCCTGGGCTCCACCTATCTGTTAAAAAATATTTACTGGGAAAGGTATTCGCTGACCGGCTGGACGCGGCTGGGTACACAGCTTGTGAGTAACGCCACCAATTATAATTTTATGGACAGCCATCCTTATGAAGGTATAGTACAATATCGGGCGGCCCTGGAAACTGTTGATGGCAGGATATTCTATTCGGATGTGGCAGCGGTGAACATCCTATTGCAGCATGATATACTGGTGTTTCCCAACCCGGTTATCAGCCAGTTGTATATACTGGATGCCCAACAACGCAACAAGCAGCTGGTGCTGATTGATATGAGCGGACGGACCG belongs to Chitinophaga sp. HK235 and includes:
- a CDS encoding DUF4397 domain-containing protein — protein: MLIKKNRIWAVAALLGGVIGFSSCLKQNDVTPPRMNYTAAIINGAYLPSSLDIFNNNGKMNTGPYKTGSSAPFQDQPGVHTFSFRRTNGIGLDSVTQQFDSTKFYTIITYNDAAKNFVARYQEESFAGLSNSKVNFRFLNLSPNVGPVDLYINKKKVASNQAFAPSAPWNADDPYSGMVEYYVTLPGETTPLVKGTSRQDAGATQVPFQAGYAYTIYLAGAKDSTGDNKLQLYYLSHTSSY
- a CDS encoding pyridoxal phosphate-dependent aminotransferase, with protein sequence MNQLAERLSRISEPQTIKMAKLGRELKAQGIDIVDLSIGEPDFDTPEHIREAAKKAIDEGFTHYTPVAGYAEVRQAVVHKLKRDNGLDYTPEQIVVTTGAKQSLANAVLSIVNPGDEVIIPTPYWVTYSEQVALCQGVVVFVPCSIENNYKITPEQLEAAITPKSRLFMFSSPCNPTGSVYSKEELEGLAAVFARHPQIFIISDEIYEYINYVGKHESIAQFGDLKNRTIVINGLSKGFAMTGWRLGYLAAPLEIAKACDKIQAQFTSATCSITQRAAITALTGDLSTAEAMVAEFKKRRAFIHEALKNIPGMKVNDPEGAFYMFPDISAFFNKSYEDTHIKNADDLCMYLLHKANVSVVTGSAFQQPDCIRLSYATTMANLEKGAARIKEWLGKLK
- a CDS encoding M23 family metallopeptidase; protein product: MIIWSLLCITLALALFSLYLLYRAGHRPLARSYTILLLGLSLGIFLYLYGTWIYLSVYTKYVFGVLLMVMLIMLPFGRKKDTSPLLPVWKRNANLLLSGLLLMITALYFTGTTGTPHTVNLAFPLKSGRYFVLQGGKGLPTNVFHFSLRGAIYAMDIVKIDDRGTRGAGVFSRKLSDYWIFNDTVYAPCDGIVRRAYGDNPDNIPPAMDRGPKNTNQVLLEGADCYFFAGHLKRNSVVVHEGQHVKQGQALGCVGNSGFSTEPHLHIQAHEKKAGVPWYQAPPLYMLFNGKGYLLNEVISVK
- a CDS encoding methylmalonyl-CoA mutase, producing the protein MEKIIQTDSGIRIAPLYTQPVAMDELPGVFPFTRGIHATMYRDKLWTMRQYAGFSTAEESNKRYHYLLSQGVMGLSVAFDLPTQIGYDSDHAMSEGEVGKVGVAIDSLDDMEILFKGISLEQISTSMTINATGFILLAFYIALAKKQGADLKKISGTIQNDILKEYAARGTFIYPPKPSMRIITDIFDFCSREVPKWNTISISGYHIREAGANAVQELAFTLSNGKAYLKAALEKGLDINVFAKRLSFFFNAHNHLFEEVAKFRAARRMWANITRELGATDPKAQMLRFHTQTGGSTLTAQQPHNNIVRVAVQTLAATMGGTQSLHTNGFDEALSLPTEEAARIALRTQQIIGYESGVADTVDPLAGSYYVEALTNEVENKAWELIHKIDAMGGAVSAIEQGFIQDEIARSAYKYQQEVENNEKIIVGVNKFVVENNQPPEVFRIDDSIRQMQSDRLKALRARRDNQVAEQCLQRISAAAQTTENLMPLVIDAVENYCTLGEIADALRHVWGEYNA
- a CDS encoding class I SAM-dependent methyltransferase, with the translated sequence MIYYNSCPLCGSSQIHEALSAKDYTVSKETFPIFHCGGCGGRFTQHVPDNANIGRYYQSEEYISHSETKQGLINRLYHSVRKITLRSKQNWVRSAARIKQGNLLDIGCGTGAFLHYMQTGGWTITGLEPDENARRNAQTLYNIKPLPIDQLFTLPEKQYDAITMWHVLEHVHELHRYLDRIRQLLKPGGALLIAVPNYTSSDASHYGEYWAAYDVPRHLYHFSPDSMAQLLAQHNIKLIKKHPMVFDGFYVSLLSEKYKTGKSRLFAGFFHGFRSYRKGLKNVDRCSSIVYECNVD